The genomic window CCGAACAGTGGTTGAAAGTCCTTTTCCTCATTTCACCTTATCTTTTTTGATACTGAATCCACGGTCTTTGGCGTAGTTATTATAGAACATGTAGGCCTCCCATTGTGATGCAAATGTCATACCCATAACCTTCAACTGTGTCTCCAGCGCACGTTGCTGGATTTCAGCTTCCTCAATGTCCATATTAGATCCATCCTCATGCTcatatccatcatcaccaccccaaCCATCAAAGTTATCCTATAATATTCCACATAAGCAAGTGTAAGTTGTCATTAACAAGTTTTATTATTCAATGACATCTTAAATTTTGGACCGAACCTGGCTTATGTTATTCGCGAAAGATTCAACACCATGATTTGCCTCGTTCTGGACGTCAATATCCTCTTGCACATAAAAAAATCATATGCACATGTAAGTACCGTATGGTTCTTCATCCGACGAAAAGAATGTACACGTCACTTACGTTTTCACTACAAGCACCCTCCTCATTCTTTTGAAAATCCTCCTCAGGTAAATTATCGTACGACGACCAGGATTCATTGTCGCTGCTATCATCATCATTTTTACTATCATCACCATTAGTACGATCAACATTATCGCTACCATCCCACTCACTCGTGTCCAAAAACAGATCCGTAAATCCAGTTTCTTTATCCATTGAATGATCTCACAACCAACACTGCAATATTATAATAAAAATTGATCTATTAATTTTAAATCAAATTAAATGTACTACGATCATACAGATGAGAACTTCTTATCTAACAAGTGATTGCACATAATTATTTACAGATACAATTTTTTTGACAAACTAGACggcttacatggcatgcacgtgcacTTCGGCCGGCCTGGCGTGGCTGCAGACGGCGAGGACGTTCTCGGAGAGGTTGATCACGGAGTTGCGGGTGGCGACGGCGTCCACGTAGGCCACGTCACCACGAAGACCTGCACGGAGGCGACATCACGTACGGCGGGCGACTCCAACAACGTCCGCGCCGGCCAGATCCCGGGTGAAGACGGGGAGAATGGTCGGCGATCAGCGGGGAAAGGCGGCGATCGGCCGGACGGGTAGACGTTGGAATTGGCAGCGTGATCACGGCTAGATCGGCGGGGAAAGGCGGCGATCGGCGGGTAAGGGCGGCGATTGGCGGGGCGGGGCGACATTGGAATGGGCCGCGTGATCAACGCAGGTCATTGGTAAAAAAAAATTCGCGCGACGGGGAGAGGGTAGATGCGAGCCGGCCGTATCGGCTCGAGCCGTGCGCTCGGCTCTACCCGTATGGGCACTTTTAACAAATGTGAATGGTCTCTCCATAATACATATGCTCAACCATCCGATTATTACATATAGTTTCAGCCTCCAACTGATTTAAAAGAACCAATAAATGGCCCAAATAAAACACACATTGTTCATGAGCATGGAGAAAAAACTAAGCACAAATTCTTCTATTAGACACCTACCCAAGGTTTGCGAAGATCTCCATGATCGTTGTCTCCAAGATATGACATGCCCATCCCATTCTTGTACTGTTCTCCTCGTTTTCCGCAACAACGCCCACGGCCTGGTCCACTGTGTTCCCGTGAAGATCACCTACACACAtggattttttcaaaaaaattggtaAAAAACAATATCATTTCAAGTTGGCCAAATAGCCCAATAGTATAAGGTACGTGCCCCAACCAGAACTTGGGTTCTCATTTGTCCTTTAATGTTATTAGCCTAATGCTACATTCTCTATTTGTCTTCAACTGTTCATATAGAACTAGCTAACTAATTCCTTTTTTATAGATCGAACTAGCAAATCTATGCATGAAACATGTGAACTTCTTAGTGTAGAAAAATGTTCAGGCCCCTTATAATTTTGGTTTGTGTTCGCTACTGATCTGGAGCCGGCCGGGTGAAAAGGGACTGTTAAAAGTAGGTGTTATTTGTAGTTTTGTACTATCATGATtggagatgaatagattgaaaatttCTCATGCAAAAAAAAAGTAGTGGAGGCAGGATCTTATTCACAGTAATCAACATATTGCTAGTTCTATACGAGAGCTAAAGATTAATAACGATAAATATTAAAACAAAAGTAGTAGTTACACTATAGTGACCGTGATGTGTATCACATAATGAGCTAGAAAATAAATTTTGCATCACATATACATACTTTATactctactacctccgtccgggtttattggtccccattgtatttcatgctaaattttgaccatagattaaactaacaaaatgttcacgcatgtcaccaaacattatatttttgaaactatgttcaaatacaaatccaatgaaataatttttcttgacatgcattaacattttgttagttaaatctttagtcaaaatttggcacaaactacaaaggagacctataaaccaggacggaggtagtattactGTATATACAAAGTATAGCATCCTAACCAATGttcttttgccaaagatcatggGTGTTCAACTGAATTTGGGACTGACAACCTGTAATGTTACTCGAAATTCGGTCGCAACGCTCGGTTGTGAAGTAGCAAGTGATGTAATTTTGTTCTTTgagatcttgtgtgtgtgtgtgtgtgtgtgagagagagagagagagagagagagagagagagagagagagagagagtttactACTGGGGTCGCCGTGCTGGAACTGCTCCATGATGTCGTAGTCATGGAAGTAGAATTTGCACGCGCCGCCGTCAACCACGGCCTCAGCCTGCCTCTGGTACGGGCACAGCCTCTGCGCCTCCCGGAAGGCCAGCGCGATGCATGCGCTGCAGTCCGCCGACTCAGCGTCCGGGTGCCAGGAGCAGTAGGCCGACACCACAATCCGGTTGGGGCTCTCGCCCGCGCTTTCGCTGGATTTCGCATTCAGCTTGGCGGCAATGGTGGCGGCGAGATGGCGCAGGGTGGCCTCGTACGCGCTCCCCGGAGCGTACGTGCCCATGTCACCGCACATGTGACTGGGCGTCAGGGTCATGCTGTCGTCGGAGGCGGGCCAGCCGTCGGCCGCAGCAACTAGCGCCGGAAGGAGCTCCGGCGGTGCTTGCAGGATGAGATCGTGAGAACCGCCGCGGTGGCCATGCCATGGCCGGAGAAAGACAAGTATTGGGAGAGATAGATAGAGAATTTACTGCTGGGGCCGACGTGAACGAACTGCTCCCTGATGTCGTAGTCGTGGAAGTAAGCCTGGCACGTGCCGCCGTCGACGTCAACCACGGCCTCAGCACTCCTCTCGTACGGGCACAGCCTCTGCGCCTCCTGGAAGGCCAGCGCGATGCAAGCGCCGCAGTCCGGCGACTTGGCGTCCGGGTGCCAGCAGCAGGAGGCGTCCGCCGCGACCAGGTTGGGGCTCTCGCCGGCGAAGTTGCCGAAAGAGCACTTGCAGGATTCCCCATACCTGGAGGATTCCGCATTCCCCTTGGCAGGAATGGTGGCGACGAGATGGCGTACGTTGGCCTCGTACGCCCTGCCTGGAGGGTACCTGCCCATGTCGCCGCACGAGTGATTGGGCGTGAGGGCCAAGCCGTAGTCAGCGGCGGGCCAGCGGCTATCGGTTGCGGTGGCTAGCATCGGGAGGAGCTTTGCGAGCAGGATgaggacggcggtggtggccatggccggAGAAAGACAGGGATTTGGGTTTGATTAACGGGAGAATGATGCTCTATATGGCGAGGTTAAACGGTACTCCGTCTCACAAGTAGTACTACTATATACTCCTATATTTTGGATTAGCTGAGCAGAGCTCTTGTCGACCATTGACTAGGAGCTACAGTTAATTGAGGTGTTCTGAGTTCTGAGTTGCAAAATATTGGTAAATTGATTGGCTCCCAAGTAACATGTTCTGAGTTGCGCAGTATTCAGTACCTACTTCAGTAGTTTATAATACGGAACTGAATATACGTTGGCATACATGACCCGATCGACGCGAATCTTTTGACTTTAGACCACTGATTTGCCTGTCCATGTGAAGATTGCGCGAAACTGAGAGTTTGAAGTTAGcttaaggccctgtttggatccctcCGGTTTTTCAAAATTGGCTTTGGAAACTGATCGAATCCAAACCGACCAGTTTTTACGTAAGATTCCAATGGCAAAcaaccctttttatttttatttttatttaagatATAGAAAGAGCTAGTTACGGAGATCCAACAAATTTCACTCATTGACCCGGATCTATCCAACGGTCTAAGTCGCTCCAATGTTTACCATTAAAGACATTTAGCACTCTTCACTAATTAATATCATGTCTAATATCAACGTTAGCATTAATCAAGTAACTATATCCTACCTCGTAATAACAAGCAAATTATATCCCTAATGTATTAATGTGTAATAcaatcaaggttgtcagaatcgtgattttatTATACGATTccacgactttacgatccaaactaacccctctaATTCTACTGTTTTAGTTAGTAGAATCTACATTTCTACAGTTCTTATAGTTAACATTCTATGATATGTGATCCTACAATCGAAACTCCAACCCAATTCATAATCGTGATTCTGACAACATTGTATACAATATCTTGCTTAATAataacgtgcattgcacatacacgaCTGCTAGTTTTTTTTAAGAACCCAGAATGTGGTTTAGCCTAGCTTTTTTTTTGTCACCCAAAACTCCAAAATATTCTTTAGAAAACAAGTGAATTTGCGCACATTTTCCCCTAGTCTCCTCCCTCATCTGCCCCCACACTCCTAGACTTTCGGCCACATTCTTTTTTGAACACACTCCTCCTTTGAGCCATAGTTGAGATATAAACTACTTACCAAAAATAGGATGAGCGCGCAAAGTCTCCATGCAAGCACCCTCAGATTTTTTGGAACCTTAACCTTCCAAAGCCGCCTCCAATTCTATTCCTCATCTTTTTTGTTTGATGATTCAAGCCCTGTTCTCTAAGCTTCTAACTCGACCAAATCCATCATACAAATTGTCCCGAACAATTGGGCTCCAAGAAGCTGAATTCTCGAAGCTGAGCTCGAGAGCAGTGCAAAAACTTGGAGCGAGGTTGGCCCAGCTCCACCGAAACAAAAATCTAGAGTTTGCCCGAATTACAATAGAAGTGTCATCGCCAAACATAACGATTTGTTCCCCTCTCCCTAAAAAATCCTATTGCTACATGATCCCAACACTTGGATTGGTACCAGGCCTCCCTCTCGACATCTCCCCTACTCGTCCCGAGCATCTAACCCTACACGCCATCGCGACCCTCGCTGCCATGCACGCCACCACTTCGCCCCCGGACACAGCTCCAAGCCATGGCAGATTAAGTTGTTCCAGGCCCATCCCCTCCGGATCCGATGACGCAGCCCGAAGGATGCATCGCCAAGACTAGGACCGATGCACCATCCGCACCAGCAAGACATGGCCCCAGCCCCGACGCCATTGACGTCGGTGCTCCCATCGCCGGAGTCCGGCTCATCTTGTGATCCCCCATGTCAAACCTTGAGGTGAGCTCTCTTTGCATCTTCCCTAGTCTCTGCTACATGATGCCATGGGAGTGCTACTGTTAATGGAGATGGCAAAAAGATCATATATGTGTATTTTAGATTTTTAGTACTCCTCTGTTCAAAATCATAATATGTTTTGGATATTTGAATATGGACTACGTACAAACTGAAGGAGTGAACAAACGCACCAAAGCGCGTCTATATACATCAGATTCAGAAAAAGTTAGAACAACTTATAATTGTAAATAGAGGCAGTATATTAGTAAGACCATATTGATGAGAGTGGATTTTTGGAACCCGGGTGTATTGGAGGACCTTATTTTAAATACTTTAAAAATCACATTTaaggtttcaaaaaattctgaaaaaaatattcTACGTGATCATATGGATGTATATTACACATGTGTAAAGTTTGGTGATGAAATAAGTAAATATGCGACctatacaaaaatgaaaaaaatggtGATTTCCAAATAGTGAATAATGGATGCACTGTTCATCTCTAAAATCATGATTTTGTCATTTTAGTGTAACTCACATGGTTACTTATTTCAACATCAAAATTTACACATGTGTAATATACATTCATATAAACATGTTGATTTGTTTTCAGaaatttttgaaacttcaaaataaCTTTTTGGCACAGTTCAAAGAATAGGGCTCCAATGCACCCCGGTTCCAAAGTGACTTTTTGCATATTGATCTATTTCTATGTGGTACTGTTAATTAGTTAGAAACATTCACATGCCATATTAGTTTCAAACTTTTTGAGGAGGACCACCCTATTTTCAAATACTAGATCTGATGCTGAATCCAGCCACCATATAAGGTCTTGGGCGGTGAGCAGCCACCGCCGAGCCGGTCTCTAGTGGCCTGGAATAGGCGGCTGCCTTAGGAGGAGAGGTTACTGTTTCTTGGCCTTCTTTCCTGCTCCCCAATCAGCCATGAAACTGACAAGTGTGACCACCCCCGGCAGCGGCAGCGGCTACCACTCATCGGCGAGCTACTTACTGGAGTTGGAAGGGGTTTGCCTCCTCCTCGACTGCTCCGTCAAACTCTCAGACCTCACAACATTCGCCCCTATGCCACTCGACACGGATTCCGGTGACACATGGGAGCTCATTTGTGTGGTGTCCTACTATTGTCGCCATTGCCAAAGAAGGTGGCGTGGATGTCATGCTCGTATCGTCCACCACGGGGATGCTTGGATCCCCTCCCTCACCCAGCTCCCAAGCTTCGCAAACACCAAGCTGACTCTCACATCCTTGCTACCCTTTGATGCATAGCACCCTAGCTTGCAAAAGTATCTTTTAGGCTGCAACTTGTGTTAGGAATTTGAACGATTATTTGGTTTTTTTTTCTAGTGAAGAGGGCTTTTACATGTTTGACATGTTAATGCATGATTTTGGGCTATTCAATAGTCGATAGCTATCCAAATCATCTGGAATAAGAAGAAGCCTATTGCATGAAAAATCTGATAGTCTGAAAGGTAGATGAGCTAGTTCAATGTTTTTCTttgagagaagtgcatatttcaacaTGTTGTGGTGTAATTTACAACCCTGAACTCCAATACTCTCTACACCAGAACCGCGAACTCTTAAAAACGGCCAGGCCCTACCTCCCTTGTTGACTGGTTTTGACCCAGTTGACCATCCAGTCAGCAGGCCACGTGAGGAAAATACTAAAAAAGATTAAGGGAAATTAAAAAAATTGTAAAATAAAAAACCCAGGAAAAATACTTTGCTTTTTAAAAAAAACataaaattccaaaaaataaaagttctaaAAAAAATAGAAATATTGTAAACCCAGGAAAATAATACTTAGCATTATGGGAAAGTTTCAATTTTTTGCATAATATAATAAAAAAATAGCATCAAATTACATTTTCTGCCGAATTTATTGCCGAATTTGTTCAATTTTTTTCCGTAAAGAATAAAAAATTCTATAATGAAGAAAATAATACTAAATCTTCTGGGGAAGTTACAATTTTTTGCTTAAAATAATGGAAATTATTGGAAAATTTCATATTCGGCCTTTTTTCAGTTGTCCTCAAGCATTAAATTATTGTCAAATTTCAAAAGGTTTTTGTTAAAATAATGAAAATTATCATCAAATTTCCATTTATAgagtttttgaaaaaaatattcaaaaaaagcATTGCTTATTTTTTTGGATATTTTaaagtttttatttttctggaattttttaaaaaaaatacgtGGCTTGTTGACTGGATAGTCAACGGGAAGGCGAGGGTTGAATCGCCAGTTTTAAGAGTTCGGGGTCGTAATGTAGATGGTATTGATGTTCACAGTTGTAAATTAGACTAGGGCAAGAGTTTGAGGTTGAAGTATGcggttctctctttttctttttctttggggatAATTAAACTCCTCGGGATAGCACTAAGATGTATAAAATGGGAAAACAGGGGCATAACTATTGGACTTGATGTTTTATTTTAAGAAAACAATGAAAACAATTCCACTCCTATATGAATCCCAAAAGCGTGCTCATTGGTCTTCCTTATCTGGATTGCAGGAATTAACATCCTTAAGTCCCTTTACTGCAAAGTGGACCTTAGGAACAAGACCATCGTACTCTATGTTAGGAAAATATTTCAAGAATTTTCATTATTAATTTATTCATTTATATATCTTTCAATTATAAACTAGTTGAACTTGTGAAAACAATAATTAATATGATATATTATTGCCACATAGGGTATGATGTCAGCTATGAACCCTAAAAAGTCAAATAGTGGGGAATAAATGAGTCAAATTTTGCATTGTTGATTGAAGAATGGCACATAGCGTATGATGCGGCTATGGACATTACTAGGAGAAATGCAAAATACAAGAGGTGAACCGGCCCAATTTAAATAAGGTAGGGAGTAAAGAGTCAAAATTTTACATTGTTGGTTAAAGAATGACAAACTGcttattttcttatttttcttaTAGAAAACAATTGTAGCCCAGTCCTTCGTAGTGGAATAATCTAACAGGTGAGTTGACTTACAAAATCTACGATTTGTAGTCAATGGAAATATAGTGGACACAAATGGAAGGAGACCGCCTATTTACCATTCAGTCAATTACGCGGTCGGGTTTCTCAAACTCAGCTGGTACTGCATTGATCTGTGGGTATTTGGATTATTTTAACAAACTAGTCAGGAGAGTTGCTGATTATATTAAAAACAATAAGTAAGTCTATAGTCGGCAGTGGAATGAGCGTCCTCCCTCACAAGTGGCACAATGAAGAGAGAATTGCTCATTAAGTACACAAGATGTGGCCTCCACAACATTATCTCCGTGCAATAACACGATGTGCTTGAGACAAAACTCAAACTGTGTCAACAATCTGTTCGTTTTAACATTACATGTTTGAGCCAAGCTAACATAGATACCTGGCGATGGCGGGGCCTATACCCCTGGCGCACCTTTCCTAGATGAAAAGGAACATGACACAACCGAGCCCAGTTTTATGAAACAAGATCACGACAAAGACATCAAGATGGACTCTCCAACAAAACTGACCTATCTTGAGCAACGGCGGATAACAGGGCAGCAGGGCGCTCCCGGACTCCCCGCTCTCAACTACGCGACGCACCATGGATCCCTCTTCGGGCCCGTCTATTTTTAGGGCAGGGAAGAAATAAGATGGTACTGCTGCCATGTATCGAGGTAGCAGACGAAGTATCCATGAAATGTGCTAACAAATAGATGGGCCGCAACTGGAAGGAGGGAGGTCACAACTAAGCCATTTGGCTGGCTAATTAGCCAATTTACGCGTATACACAATGAGCCACCCAAGCAACGTGCCTCCATATATAGCCcagcttagggcatgtacaatgattctATCTTAGAAGTGCCACATATGATAAATAATGAGGtgaaggagagagaactcataagaaaagacttgtcttttcttatttaagagaagacaagagatgatctcttagcacaatatgtctcaccacgtttttaggaattgctagttattgaagataaaggctaagagatgacccattgtaaacTTTTTTTTTGTCATTTTTAGATTACATGCAAAACTTAAAATAAGAATATCTTATCAATCATTGTATATTGCCCTTAGCAAACATTGAATCCTAGAGTTCGACGTTCTCCCCCATTCCCAATTTTCTCACCTTCAAGCTCTTTTAATAAATGGGAATGTTTTCTCCATAATGCATATGCTCAACCTTCCGTTATTACATAGTCCAGCCCGCAGCTGATTTAAAGGAACCAATAAATGGCCCAAATAGAGCACACATTGTTCATGAGCATGGAAAGAAAACTAGGCACAAATTCTTCTATCAGACATCCATCCAAGGTTTGCTAAGATCTCCATGATTGTTGTCTCCAAGATACGGCATGCTCATCTCCTTCTCATGTTCTCCTCATTTTCTGCAACAACGCCCATGACCTGGTCCGGTGTGTTCCACCGAGGATCACCTACATATATGAATTTGTCCATTTAAAAACAATATCATTTCAGTTAGCCAAATAGCCCAATATAAGGCAGGTGCCCCAACCAGAACTTGGGTTCTCATTCGTGGGTTAATATTAGTGAATCGACCTTTACATATGCGAGGTAAATGAAAGGGAGGGCAAGACCAAAATGTACATGTACGGTTGTCCAAACTGGCAATCTACAAGTAAATGTTGGCTAGTTCATTATTGTCATAAGTACAACAAAGAGTGCTCCCTTACCATTTAGTACACTTTAGTAGATTATATTTTGTCAAAATAACCACCACACCTAACAAAAGATCTTAATCCTTGAAGGTATTTTACATGAGCGGTTTTAACATGGTCACTCTTACCTTCTTTTTTCAATTTTAACATGGTCCCTCATACCTCCTCTTTTCATACCggaggtaagaaggtaagagttacTCGGACCCACTACTTAATGAAATCAATTCCCAGATCTATTGTATACTTTTATCTCTCGTGTGAAAAAAGGAggtaagagggaccatgttaaaaCTACTCCCtcgccaaaagaaaagaaaaactgctTTCTAATTTTATCACAATCATCTGGATCTTCAACATGTCCAAAAGAATAATGACATATTTTTCAAGATTAAGCAATACTTTTTTAGATAAGAGGCCTACGGACCGGCGTTAAATTAATGACGCCCTTCCAGCTGAGGACATGAAGTCCGAAAAACAATGCAACACAATACAACAAGAGAAGCGAAATAAAATTTCCGACAAGATACATGGATGCCTAGGAGCAGCAACACAACTCAAACAAGTAAGAAAAAGAGACACTGAGCCCTCATACATGCTCGAAGCACCAATGCTGTAAATGGAGCCGGCTCGAAAGGGGATCACCGACAGAGGGGCTATGGCACTGCCATCGCCTGGGTGCCCAGCAAAACCAGCGCCATCTTGTTCCATCGTCAGAAGAAGCCCCCAACTAGCTCCTCGCCCCGGCTCGAAGGGCGCCGTACCGTCGGATGATGGAATGCTCACCACCCTAGAGCACGAATGAAGACTGGCGCCAGAGCACACCACAGGGAGGTCTTCGAGCACAACCGCCTCGCCGAACCACGCTCCTCAAGAGCACCATCGTCGATGCATGGACTCGACACATGGCGAGAAAAAGCCGCCATCTACAGAGCTCACCCTAGTGACCAGTAGCAGAGGACCTTGCTCACTTGACGGAGCCTCCAAGAAGGATACAACGACATATTGCCGCCACCGCCTGGTCTGGAACCTTCCAGACCAAGGGTTTTCACCTCGCCCCCCACACGGCCGAGACGACACACAAGCACCCGCGCAGCGACACCCGTTGGAACGATGCCGCCGTGCCCACTGTCCGGAGCCGCCGCTCTGACGACCGAAGAGACTCAGCCTCACCCACCACTCACACATGTCGTTGGGCCGCAAGCACGCAGCCGGCCGCCCCCTCTGCCGCACTAGCGCAACCCTGCCACCCGTGCCCCCAAAGCTCGCTCCTTTCAACCGCACGAAGACGAAACCTAGATCTCGGCTGCCAGGCACCCAAAATATGCAGCCACGGGGGCCACCAACAAGAGGGGCCTTGCCCACGGAGGCCATCAGATCGAAAGGAGCACACCGGACTGGTGGATCCAGCACCCGGCGGCAGCATGGGCCCCAGCCATGGCCGCCGGCCATCAGTGAGGAGCCGCGCCACCAGGACTAATGAGGGCACACGTCAACACGAAAAGTTCAGGGAGTTTCATTTCGGGATATGCTCCATTCTCTATTTGTGTTCAACTCTTCATATAGAACCAACTAACAAATTCCTATCCTTAAAAAAAACTAACAAATTTCTTTTTGTGTAGATCTAAtctgtgcgagagagagagaaaggagttTACTAGTGGGGTCGCCGTGCTGGAACTGCTCCATGATGTCGTAGTCGTGGAAGTGTGCGCTGCAGTTGCACGCGCCGCCGTCAACCGCGGCCTCAGCCATCCTCTGGAACGGGCACAGCCTCTGCGCCTCCCGGAAGGCCAGCGCGATGCAAGCGCCGCAGTCCGGCGACTTGGCGTCGGGGTGCCAGGAGCAGTAGCCGGAGGCCACAATCCGATTGGGGCTCTCGCCGGCGTCGTCGACGTAAGAGCGCCCGCACGCGCCAGCACCGTCGCGGCAGGACTTCCTATAGTAAGAGGAGCCGCTGGATTCCGCATTCGCCTTGGCGGGAATGGTGGCGACGAGATGGCGCAGGGAGGCCTCGTACGCGCTGCCCGGAGCGT from Triticum aestivum cultivar Chinese Spring chromosome 3B, IWGSC CS RefSeq v2.1, whole genome shotgun sequence includes these protein-coding regions:
- the LOC123066141 gene encoding cysteine-rich receptor-like protein kinase 10, whose protein sequence is MATTAVLILLAKLLPMLATATDSRWPAADYGLALTPNHSCGDMGRYPPGRAYEANVRHLVATIPAKGNAESSRYGESCKCSFGNFAGESPNLVAADASCCWHPDAKSPDCGACIALAFQEAQRLCPYERSAEAVVDVDGGTCQAYFHDYDIREQFVHVGPSTPPELLPALVAAADGWPASDDSMTLTPSHMCGDMGTYAPGSAYEATLRHLAATIAAKLNAKSSESAGESPNRIVVSAYCSWHPDAESADCSACIALAFREAQRLCPYQRQAEAVVDGGACKFYFHDYDIMEQFQHGDPSSDLHGNTVDQAVGVVAENEENSTRMGWACHILETTIMEIFANLG
- the LOC123066143 gene encoding uncharacterized protein; this translates as MATVAVLILLASLFPALAAGTDCCSPAADYGLALTPSHKCGVVLPVAVGTYDMGTYAPGSAYEASLRHLVATIPAKANAESSGSSYYRKSCRDGAGACGRSYVDDAGESPNRIVASGYCSWHPDAKSPDCGACIALAFREAQRLCPFQRMAEAAVDGGACNCSAHFHDYDIMEQFQHGDPTSDPRWNTPDQVMGVVAENEENMRRR